The Candidatus Brocadia sp. genome includes the window GATTATCCCGGAGGAATCTCGAGTCATATCCGATAGATAATGGTAAACAAATTATAGAATAGGTAAACCGCTTTTGTGAATAAACCAAACTAATATTCTTCTAAATGATACCACTCTGCATTTTCAAGCCAGTTTTGTGGACGTGAAACAAAGTCAAGTATATTTTCCAATATAAAATAATGTTTCTTTTCTTCATCCGCTATCTTCAAGAATATCTCCTTTTGAGATGGATTATTTACTTCACCGGCCTTTTCTAAATAAAATATCTGGCTTTTTTTCTCAATTTCCTGTGCCTTTTTATATAGTCCAATTTGCGAGATATTTACACCAACTATATCATTCTCTTCTTTCATCTTTGCAAAAATATTTTTTACGTTTGATAATATCTCTGTATCAAGCATTTGAATTGTTTCGCTGTTTTTCATCTTCTGTAAGATATCGTAATGTTTTACTTCGGCATCTGCCAGGAGATATAATATTTTTTTAATTCCTGAGTTGTTGATCTTTTGGGCTGAATCATGGTAATAGTTCTCACCGTCTTTTTCCATCTGCATTGCATAGTCATAGATATTCATTGTGTGATCTCCTGGTTTTCGTTTGTATGGGCTAACATAAAAGGAAGATTGGGGCTATTGGTAAAGAGAAACCGCTTTTTGAAAGAGTTTTTTCAGATCAATTCTTCCATCTCTGATCTGGGAGCGCGCATCATAAGGTTACTCACCGCCTCTAAGGGATTTTTGTCGGTAAAGAGCACTGAGTAGATTTCTCTCGTGATGGGCATTTCTACCTTAAATTTATCCGAAAGGGTCATAACGGATTTTGTAGTCCAGACGCCTTCTGCAATTTGTTCCATTTTCTCCAGAATTTCCTGCAATTTTTTCCCTTTCCCAATCTGCTCGCCAACCCACCGGTTTCGTCCGTAAGGACTGATACACGTTGTTATTAAGTCGCCCAGCCCTGTAAGGCCAGAAAAAGTGCATCTCTGTGCCCCCATTGCAATACCGAGACGGCTGATTTCTGCCAATCCGCGCGAAATAAGGGCTGCCTTCGAATTATCACCAAATTTCAGGCCGTCACATATGCCCGCGGCTATAGCGATCACATTTTTCATAGCTGCGCCCAACTCAACACCGATCATATCAGGGTTTGTGTAGACCCTGAACCTCTCCGTGGTGAAAACTTCTTGAACGACTCGTGCCAAATTACCATCTATTGATGATGCAACGATGGTCGTGGGTAGTCCTCGCGCGACCTCTTCCGCATGACTTGGACCCAGAAGCAAAGAGATGGGTTGCTTCCCCAGCACGTTTGTAATAATCTCGCTGGGTCTCATGAGTGTGTCATTTTCAATTCCTTTTGTAACGCTGACGATTGGTATGCCAGGAACAAAGATGCCTTTAAATTTTGTGAGCACAGAGCGCAGGTAAGGGGTGGGTGTAGCAGATACAATGAGTTCTGCATTCATTAACTTATTTGAGATATCTGAGGTTATGTATATTCCTTCAGGAATTGGAATACCTTTTAAAAATTTAACGTTTTCTTTTTTTTCACGCAGATAATCTACGTATGATGCATCGGCACCCCACAGGGTAATTGCATAGCCCTTTTTATGTAACAGGATGGCAAGCGTGGTTCCCCATCCACCGTTGCCAACAACCGTTATTTTTTTAATGAATGATTTCGAAGTCATTTTCTCATTGAAGGAATAAAAAATAGGGCTGGATTGCTCCAGCCCTTGAAATGCCTCTTAAAAACCGCAAATAAACTAGGAAAACGACCTGCAATAGGTAAATTTATCTTCCCAATTGCTATTTTGCAACCTGATATGCCTCAACTTCAGAATATAATGGGTATGCGGAACAGAGGTCTTTCACCGTTTTCCGAACGGCATCTTTAACTTTAGTATCGTTTGGTTGCGAAAGTACTTTGTCAATACACTCTGCTATTTTAATGACCTCAGCTTCTTTCATACCCCTTGAAGCTACCGTGGGTGTTCCAATACGGATACCACTCGGTTCGTTTGCGCCCCTTTCATCAAAAGGAATCGTATTTCTATTCAGGATGATATCTACTGTCTCCAACAACATTTGAGCCTCTTTTCCCGTAATACCCTTGTTGCGTAAGTCGATCAGGAAAAGATGGTTGTCTGTCCCACCCGATACGATGTTATAACCCCTTTTAACAAATTCCTGAGCCATTGCCTTTGCATTTTGTACCGTTTGTCGTTGACATTGTTTGAATTCCTCAGTCATTGCCTCTTTAAATGCAACTGCTTTTGCCGCAATGATGTGCATGAAAGGACCACCCTGAATTCCTGGGAAAACCACTGAGTCAACCTGTTTTGCATACTTTGCTTTGCATAAGATCAAACCGCCTCTGGGTCCTCGCAGTGTCTTATGAGTTGTCGTGGTAACAAAATCCGCATAGGGAACCGGATTAGGATGTACACCGCCGGCAACAAGTCCGGCGATATGGGCAATATCTGCCATAAAGTACGCTCCAACCTCATCTGCAATTTTTCTGAATCGTGGGAAGTCGAGTATCCTGGGGTATGCACTTGCACCAGCGATGATCATATGGGGTTTCGTTTTAAGAGCAATGTCACGTAATTCGTCGTAATCTATATATCCAGTTTCTTTTTTTACACCATAGTGGGTAATCTCATACAGCATTCCCGAGAAGTTCTTTTTAAATCCGTGGGTAAGGTGTCCACCGTGGGACAAATCCATACCTAAAATACGGTCTCCTGGTTTTAGCACTGCAAAGCAAACAGCCATATTGGCCTGTGAACCTGCGTGTGGCTGAACATTGGCATATTCCGCCCCAAAGATTTTTTTTGCCCGTTCAATTGCCAGCATTTCTACGGTATCTACATTTCCACAACCGGCATACCATCGTTTTCCTGAATAACCTTCGGCATATTTATTGGTCATGGAAGACCCCTGGGCTTCCTGTACTGCAGGACTGCAAATGTTTTCAGATGCAATCAGGTCAATAGTATTTTGTTGCCTTTCTGATTCCTCTTGTATGGCCTGCCATACTTCTGGGTCGTCATTTTTTAACGTAATCATAATTTTGCTTTATCCCTAAAAAATATGTTTACTGTAGTACCGACTTGCGTAGTCGGATTTTGGTGGGTATTGATTCCCACGCTACGAAGTTACTGTGAAAATCCCTAAAAGTTTAATGAGTTTTTACCAACCTCCATTTTAGATACGCTTCCATAAACTCATCAATTTCACCATCCAGCACAGCTTGTGTATTTCCTGTTTCTTTACCAGTACGTAAATCTTTCACGAGTGAATAGGGTTGTAGTACATAGGATCGGATTTGATGACCCCATGCAATTTCTCCCTTCTCGTCATAAGCTGCAGAGAGTTCTTTCTCTCTTTCTTTTTCTTTTATCTGATACATTTTTGCTTTTAACATACTTAAGGCCATTCGTCGATTCTGGTGCTGTGAACGTTCACTCTGACATTGTACAACAATCCCCGTGGGAATATGGGTAATACGAACGGCCGATGAAGTCTTGTTTACATGCTGACCTCCAGCCCCGGATGCACGGTAGGTATCCACCCGCAACTCATTTTCGTTAATTTCAACCTCTTCTTCCTCTTCAATCTCTGGCAGTACATCGACTGCCGCAAACGACGTGTGTCTCCGTGCATTTGCATCAAAAGGAGAAATTCGTACCAAACGATGCACCCCGATTTCAGACTTTAAATACCCATAAACATAGTCACCCTTTATGAGTGCGGTAATTCTTTTAATTCCAGCTTCTTCACCAGGCAATACGTCAATGAGGGAAAGTGTATATCCACTTCTTTCGACCCAGCGGCTATACATACGGAATAACATAGATACCCAGTCACATGACTCTGTCCCACCGGCTCCCGCATAAATACTCAAGTAAGCACTGCAATGGTCATGGGGTTCGCCAAGCATTGTACGCAATTCAAATTTTTCGAGCTTTTGGGTAAAGGACTTAATGTCTTTGACGACTTCAGCCTCCGCTTGTTCATCTTGCTCTTCTTCCGCAAGCATAGATAAACACTCGATATCATCGAGTGTCTTTTGTAATTCATGAAGAGGCAAGATAATCCCTTTGAGTGATTTCAATTTTCTGATAGTTTGTTGTGCCTTATCCTTCTTTTCCCAAAAGGTTGGTGAAGAGAATTGTTCTTCTAATATTGAAAGCTCTTTTTCTTTATTCTCCAGGTCAAAGAGAGTCCCTGAGGTGGAGTAAGCGCTCTCGAAGGGGGGTTAATTCCTTTTCAATATTACTGATCATAATTACGTTACCTTAACTATACTGTTTAAAAATTCTTTTTTGAGATTATTTTGGTTGCAGGGTTTACCTTGAGGTATCAAAAGCGTGGCTATTTACTCCGCTCAAGATGGCAATGCTGAAAGGCTCTCCCAGAGTATAATATACTCTAAAAATGCGAAAATTCTCATTTAAGAAACAAAATTATAAATTATATAATATGTATATGTCAATATAGAATTTGGAATTGACTTGAGTGGGAAATATTCTTATCATGTTTCATAATGTCTGGCCAATTACTTATAAAACTTTGGACGGTTGTTGATTGGCGGTGAAAACTTGTGCGGCAATCTTGCCAAAGAAACTCAGTTAGAGATAAAAACAGGGCCAATAAAATAAAATAATACGAATGTGCGTGTGATTGCTGGCAGTGCAAGGGGTATCTGTCTCAGTTCGGTAAAAGGAAGTTCGACAAGACCTATACCGGATAGGATAAAAGGATCGTTATTCAATATCCTTGCGGATGTTGTTCCAGGGAGTCGTGTTCTTGATATGTATGCCGGTACCGGTGCGATTGGAATAGAGGCATTAAGTCGAGGGGCAAAATCCTGTATTTTTGTAGAAAACGAGTGGTCGGCTATTCAGGTTATTAAAAAAAATCTTGAAGTGACCAGGCTTCAAGATAAGGCGCGAGTCTTAAATTATGATGTGTTCGAAATTGCCCCATACCTGGAAAAAAACAATGTCGAAATTGATCTTGTACTTGCCAGCCCACCATATCCTCTTATCGAAAAAAATTCATATAGAGATAAACTCTTGACCTTGTTTTCGTCTTTATGCAGTAAGCATATCATACAATCAGAAGGCCTGATAATGCTGCAGCACAGAAAAACAGATTTTGAGATGGCTCCGGAGGTTTTTTCTATAGAATTATTTGATACTCGAATTTACGGTGATACACAAATCTCTTTTTTCAAGAACACCATGAAACAGGGTCATTCTTCATGAAATACTGGGAAGAACAAGGGAAAATAAAAATTGCAGCGCCTGCAAAGATTAACCTATTTCTTGAGATATTGGGTAAGCGACCGGACGGTTATCACGAAATTGAAACGGTTATGCAGGAGGTTAGTTTATGCGATTATATTTATATGGAAAACCATGACAGAGACATAGAATTTGTCTGCTCGAATCCAAAACTTCCTATTGGCGAGGATAATCTTGTTTTAAAGGCTGTCCGTCTCTTTCAGAAAGAATCCGGGATCTTTAGAGGGGTGAAAATATATTTAGAAAAAAGAATACCAGTTGGGGCGGGACTTGGCGGAGGAAGTAGCGATGCAGTGGCCACCTTGTTTGGGTTAAACAAGATATGGAAGGTTGAGTATAATGAAAAAAAATTAATGTCACTTGCTGAAAAATTAGGTTCTGATACCCCCTTTTTTGTTCCTGGAAGCACAGCGATATGCAGAGGAAGGGGAGAGGTGGTTACTCCATATCCTTTAAATGTAAAGTATAATTACATAATAATTTATCCAAGATTTGAGGTAAGTACTGCGACGATATATAAAAATTTCAAAATTGTCTTGACAAAAAATTTAAAAGATGTTAATTTTCTCCTGCAATCATTGTCGTCAGGCAGCCCGGAGAAATTAGGGGCTTGTTTACATAACCGCTTGGAAGAAGTGGTCTTTCGGCTCTATCCAGACATTGAGAGAATAAAAAAAACGTTGGCAAAGTTTGATTTTTGTGGCATACTTCTGTCGGGAAGCGGTTCGGCTTTATATGGTTTATGTAAGGGGGAAAGAGATTCGAAGGAAATTGAACGGCAAATAAAGATGCTTGATATTGGCGATGTGTTTGTGGTAACCAATGATTTCAATGACAATGCTAAGTGAACGGAAGGGGGAGAAAACGTGAATATTACTGAAGTCAGGGTAAAGTTAACAGAAGCTAAGAAAAACAGATTACAGGCATTTTGCAGTATTACGATAGATGACGATTTTGTCGTAAGGGATCTAAAGGTTATCGAAGGACACAAAGGGGCATTCGTGGCTATGCCCAGCAGAAAACTCACAGATAGATGTCCAAAGTGTGGTGGTAAAAATCATTTAATGGCGCAGTACTGTAATGATTGTGGCACTAAATTGAATGAGAAGCGTGCATCCAAAGGTGCAGGGAGATTGAAGTTACATGCAGATACAGCCCATCCAATAAATTCACGCTGCAGAGAACAGATACAAGAAAAAGTACTCACCGCTTATAGGGAAGAAGTAGAAAAATCCCAAAAACCTGGTTATAAGCCTCCCAAGTATGAAGATATGGAAGATGTCGATTTCGAAGATCTGGAGGATTTGGAATCAGAAAAAAGCGATACCTAAAAGTAACTTTTTATAGATAGATTCATCCTGTCAGCTTCATGCCAGATTTTTGATAATAAATAGGCTTTTTCCTTGTTTATCAAATTTGTGCCCCCCTTAAAACATACCTTTAAAGGCGATGCGTGAATGGTATCGCTGTTCCTATAACTTTAGTTTAATGTTTTGTACATTGATTCATAACTCTTTTCATAACGTAACAGTTCAATGATTAAAACAGGTTCACAAATTTTATTGGATGCATTAATTAGGGAAGGGGTTGAGTATATCTTTGGAATTCCAGGAGGTGCAAATCTCCCTCTCTTTGATGCATTATATGAGTCTCCCATAAAGTTCATATTGACTCGACACGAGCAAGGCGCAGGTCATGCTGCGGATGGATATGCCAGGGCTACCGGCAAGGTGGGTGTTTGCCTTGCCACATCGGGTCCCGGTGCAACAAACTTAGTCACAGCAATTGCAACGGCCTATATGGATTCTGTGCCTATGGTTGCTATAACAGGACAGGTCAAGACATTTCTCATTGGGAATGATGCCTTCCAGGAAGCTGATATTATTGGAATTACACGTCCTATAACAAAGCACAGTTACCTGGTGAAAGATGTTAAAGACCTTGCCAGAATCGTAAAAGAAGCATTTTATATAACTAACACAGGAAGGCGCGGTCCGGTGTTGATTGATCTTCCCGTAGATATTACCCTGGAAAAATGTGAGGAAATAATACCAACAGAGGTTGACCTCCCTGGATACAAGCCCAGATACGAGGGTAATATCCGCCAAATCAAGATTGCCGCTGAAGAGATTAATAACTCCGGGCGGCCTGTTGTCTACACCGGGGGTGGTATTGTTGCTTCTGATAGTTCAAAGGAGTTGCTTGAACTAGCAGAAAAGGGGAATCTCCCGGTAACCACAACGCTTATGGGTCTCGGCGGATTTCCGGAAGACCACGATTTGTCATTGGGAATGTTGGGTATGCACGGGACTGTATACGCCAATTTTGCAGTGACCGAGTGTGACCTTCTCATAGCTATCGGATCACGGTTTGACGATCGGGTTACCGGAAAGATTGATGAATTTGCCCCCCATGCGAAGATTATCCATATTGATGTCGATCCAGCATCCATCAGTAAAACCATTAAGGTAGATATCCCCATTGTTGGTGACGCAAAAAATATTTTACAAGAACTCAATAAACATATTCATTTTGCGGAGAGGAAAGAATGGTTTGATAAAATCAAATCCTGGAAGGAAAAAAATCCATTATTGTACAACAAGAGTGAGAACGTTATTAAACCACAATATGTCATTGAGCAAATATGCGATGCGGGTAAGGGGAACGTTATCATCACAACAGAAGTAGGACAAAATCAGATGTGGGCAGCCCAATTTTTCACCTATACAAAACCGCGGACATTTCTGTCTTCAGGAGGACTGGGTACGATGGGTTATGGTTTTCCTGCCGCAATCGGTGCTCAATTGGGATGTCCAGACAAAATTGTTGTGGATATTGCCGGTGATGGTAGTATCCAAATGAACATCCAGGAACTCAGTACCGTTGCACGTTTAAATATCCCTGTAAAGATAGCTATTTTGAATAATGGTTATCTGGGAATGGTACGACAGTGGCAGGAACTATTTTACAATAAACGGTATTCCGGTGTTAATTTGAATGGTAATCCTGATTTTGTCAAGTTGGCTGAGGCATACGGCGCAAAAGGATTTTTAGTGGAGAAAAAAGAACAAGTACGACCAACGATAGAAAAGGCTTTTTCTATCAAATGTCCTGTCATTATGGATTTTAGGATTGACCCAACAGAGAATGTCTTTCCGATGGTGCCAGCAGGACAAGCGATACACAGAATGATCGGAACCATGGCATAACGGAACTAATTGTAGCTATTTTATGTTTTAACCCATAGAACAGATGCTCCACGAGCAAACTTATAATGCGTAATCAAATAGAGGGAATAAGCGATGGCCGCTGTAACTACCAGGAAAAAAATGACATATGCTGATTATTTAAAGATTGATGACAATAATCGCTACGAAATTTTAAGCGGGGAATTATGTATGGTTCCAGCGCCATCAACAGACCACCAAGGTGTGTCAAGGAATTTAGAGTTTCTTATCTGGAACTTTGTAAAAGAAAAGAGGCTTGGGAAGGTTTTTGATGCCCCAATTGATGTCGTTTTCGATGATGACGAGGTATTTCAGCCGGATATCGTTTTTATTACCAGTGAAAACCAAGGTATAATACGCAAGACTGCAATCCATGGCATACCCGACCTTATTGTTGAAATAGTATCCCCGTCGTCCGCTTTTTATGATACGGTGGAAAAGAAGGAAATATATAGAAAATACGGTGTAAAAGAATATTGGATACTATTTCCTGAAGAAAGAGTTATTGAGGTCTTAACTTTAGAAAAAGGTGAATACCTGGAATTTTGCAAATCAAAAAGAGAAGGGATAGTGAAGTCTAAAATATTGGAAGGATTAGAAATAGACTCTAAGGATGTGTTTAATTGAAGAATTTTTATATCATATTGGAATTTTTAAAATAGTAATTTTTTGGTGGAAGATCAAATGGGTTTACTTTTAGGAGCAGCAATTACGTTAGTCATTTTAGGCATGGTCTTTGGGATAGGTCTTGCCATTGCCTCAGATAAATTTGCCGTGAAGGTCGATCCCCGCATTGACAGCATTAATGAAGTGCTTCCTGGTGCAAATTGTGGGGCATGTGGCCAACCCGGTTGCAGTGGTTTTGCCCAGGCAGTAGTGGAAGGCAAGGCGCCTGTAACAGGTTGTACGGTAGGACAAGCCGCGGTGGCAAAGCTTGTTGCAAACGTTATGGGGGTCAAATTTGAAAATAGAGAACGTGTTGTTTCCGTTGTAATGTGCCATGCGAGGGGAGTTAAGGATAAATTTGTTTATCATGGGATTAAAGATTGCCGTGCTGCAAATATTGTTGGCGGGGGTTTTTTAGGTTGTGATTACGGCTGTTTGGGTTTGGGTACCTGCGTAGAGGCCTGTAAATTTGAGGCGATGTATATGGGGGAAGATAATCTTCCCAAGGTAATTGAGGAGCGGTGTACAGGCTGTGGAAAATGTGCAGCTGTTTGTCCCAGAAAGATTATCAGTATATTGCCAGAATCCAAAATGGTGCACGTGCGATGCAAATCCCTTGATAAAGGCGCAGTAGCGAAAAAGATTTGTCAGGATTCTTGTATAGCTTGTAAACAGTGCGAGAAGATATGTCCATACGATGCCATCCACGTGCAAAACAATCTTGCCGTAATTGATTATAACAAATGTACCTCCTGTGGAAAATGTGTTGAGGTTTGCCCCAACCATACAATAATCAATTTTGCCAGAGAGCGCAGTCAGATCAAGCATACCTTGACCGTATAAATGCATCAAGACCGTTTTTACCTACCATATGCACCCTCAACTCGTGAAATTTGGTTGAATGGTGACGAAGCTCATCATATCCTGCATGTAAAACGAGCAAAACTGGGGACAAAAATTACCCTTTTTGATGGGAAAGGGTTTGAATACCTTGCACATGTTACTGAAATTTTAAGTGACAAATTAAAGATATTCATTGAGGAGTGCAAATCTGTCGATAGAGAACCCGGTATTGATATTACTATTGCCTTTTCTATCCCCAAAGGGAAACTCGTGACCTTTCTCATTCAAAAATGTGCAGAGTTAGGCGTAAAGAACCTGATCCCCCTCCACTGCAAACGAAGTGTCATAGATATCCGAGACAAATCCGCTGAAAAGATTGAAAGATGGAATAAAATCACAACTGAGGCGTCCAAACAGTGTAAACGAAACTTTGTCACTAATGTAGAAAATATCATGTCTTTGGACGATTTAATAAAAAACATTCGCAATTACGACCTTTCACTCATTGCATGCACCGAACCCCATACGAAGACATTAAAACGTCTATTAAGTGAACACCCATCAGGTAAAAAGATTATTTGTCTCATAGGGCCGGAAGGTGGTTTTACCCCAAGTGAAATTGAAACAGCAGAGAAAGCAGGCTGCATACCCGTCAGCATGGGTCTTTCGACATTGCGGATCGAAACAGCTGCCATTGCTGTCTCTTCCATGCTTCTTTATGCATATTCTGATTAGAAAAGACGGAAGAAAGGGTTGATTTCTTTCCATACCTTGCTATGCTACATTTACTTAAGCCCCTTCAACCTGAAGGAATCCATCCTGCAGTGTGTAAAGGGCTAAAGAACAATTATTCCGTGGGTTATGAAAGAACCAAAATCCCTGTTCCTGACTGAAGATTCACTTGGCATCGTTACAGACCTTTATCAACTGAGTATGGCTGCCGGATACTTTGAACAGAAGATGCACGATGTCGTAACTTTTGAATTGTTCGTTCGCCACTTACCGAAAAATCGCTCTTATCTCGTTGTCGCAGGACTGGAACAGGTGCTGCACTATCTGACCCATATTACCTTTTCACCAAAAACTATTCAATTTTTAAGACGGCTACCTATCTTTCACAATGTGGGTCAGGAATTCTTTGAATACTTAAAAAATTTTACTTTCCGTGGAGACGTTTACGCTATGCCCGAAGGAACAATTGTCTTTGCGGATGAGCCCATGCTTCGGGTTACTGCCCCTATTATTGAGACACAGATTGTAGAGACGTATCTTCTTTCAATCATTAATTTCCAGACCTCAATAGCCACAAAGGCGTCAAGGGTCGTATCTTCAGCCCAGGGGCGAGAGGTAATTGATTTTGGTACTCGTCGTGCCCATGGTCCTCAGGCAGGTGTCCTTGCAGCAAGGTCGTGTTTTATCGGTGGATGCAAGGGTACCTCCAATGTATTTGCGGCCTGTGAACTGGGCATACCAGCAGTAGGAACAGTAGCCCATTCGTGGGTCATGGCCTTTGAAAATGAACAAGATTCATTCTATAAATTTCACGAAATATTTCCTGATAATACTACCCTGCTCATTGATACGTATGATACCCTGGCCGGAGCAAGGCATGCGGCCATGATTGGTAAGAAGCTGAAGGGTGTTCGTATTGACAGCGGAGACATATTGGAACTTAGCAAGAAAGTACGAAGTATTTTAGATACTGAAGGGTTACAACATGTCAAGATCGTTGCCAGTGGCGATCTCAATGAAGATCGTATTGATAATTTGTTAAGGAATGGTGCACCCATTGATTCCTTTGGCGTGGGTACCGAGATGGTAACTTCCAAAGATGCTCCCGCATTGGGTGGCGTCTATAAGTTAGTTGAGCAGGAGCATAATGGGAAAATTATTCCGAGGATGAAATTCAGTAAAGACAAACTTACGTACCCATGCAAAAAACAGGTATATCGCATCATCGATAAAGCGGATAATTTTGTAAACGATGTAATCGGGCTTGAAGGTGAAAATTTGCAGGGAATATCCCTTTTAATACCTGTTATAAAAAATGGTAAGATATGTTACGACCTGCCAACAGTGCACGAAATCCAACGTACCACATCAAACAACCTTACACACCTGCCAGTACCCTTCAAACGGTTAACCGATGCTGAAACCTACCCTGTTACCAAAAGCAAAGGACTGGAGGCAAAGAGACACGAGGCTGAAAAAATACTGAAGGACATTAATATACCGTTGGCTGCGTTGTTTGAAGGGCCTGTTTAACCTAAACCTAAAATTAAGGAAAATAAGCCAAATCTTTCAAAATGACAACCAAAAGGTAGTTACACCGCCTTTTGCTTATGAAGAAACGTGCGCTTGTCTCAATTAGTTCAATACAGACTCAAGACCTGCCCTGAATTGATTTTCGTCTTCGTTGTTATAGAATGGTACACCAATCAAACGATATTTCTTGTCTCCAAACATCAGCGGTTTACCGCCAAACTTGGAAGTGATTTCTTTCAGGAAGGTCTCTTTCCATCGGTCATACTCTTTGAGGTGTCTCCCCTTTGGCTCGATGAAAAGCTGGTAGATAAGCAACTTGCCGGTTTTCTCGCGCAGGAACAATACGAAATCTGGCTGAAAGGCTTGACCATCGGCAAAGTTGTAGATGGCAAAGTGCCCTTCATTACGCAGCAGATAGATTTGCTCGTATTGCTCTTGCAGTTTTTGCATCTGCCGATCCAGCATACGTACAAAGGCTTTTTCTTCGCATGTGCCGTAAATGGTGTTGAAGGCAAACCAATCTTTGGCAGAGACAAAATGCTCAAACTGT containing:
- a CDS encoding Uma2 family endonuclease, with protein sequence MAAVTTRKKMTYADYLKIDDNNRYEILSGELCMVPAPSTDHQGVSRNLEFLIWNFVKEKRLGKVFDAPIDVVFDDDEVFQPDIVFITSENQGIIRKTAIHGIPDLIVEIVSPSSAFYDTVEKKEIYRKYGVKEYWILFPEERVIEVLTLEKGEYLEFCKSKREGIVKSKILEGLEIDSKDVFN
- a CDS encoding RnfABCDGE type electron transport complex subunit B, whose protein sequence is MGLLLGAAITLVILGMVFGIGLAIASDKFAVKVDPRIDSINEVLPGANCGACGQPGCSGFAQAVVEGKAPVTGCTVGQAAVAKLVANVMGVKFENRERVVSVVMCHARGVKDKFVYHGIKDCRAANIVGGGFLGCDYGCLGLGTCVEACKFEAMYMGEDNLPKVIEERCTGCGKCAAVCPRKIISILPESKMVHVRCKSLDKGAVAKKICQDSCIACKQCEKICPYDAIHVQNNLAVIDYNKCTSCGKCVEVCPNHTIINFARERSQIKHTLTV
- a CDS encoding 16S rRNA (uracil(1498)-N(3))-methyltransferase; protein product: MHQDRFYLPYAPSTREIWLNGDEAHHILHVKRAKLGTKITLFDGKGFEYLAHVTEILSDKLKIFIEECKSVDREPGIDITIAFSIPKGKLVTFLIQKCAELGVKNLIPLHCKRSVIDIRDKSAEKIERWNKITTEASKQCKRNFVTNVENIMSLDDLIKNIRNYDLSLIACTEPHTKTLKRLLSEHPSGKKIICLIGPEGGFTPSEIETAEKAGCIPVSMGLSTLRIETAAIAVSSMLLYAYSD
- a CDS encoding nicotinate phosphoribosyltransferase; the encoded protein is MKEPKSLFLTEDSLGIVTDLYQLSMAAGYFEQKMHDVVTFELFVRHLPKNRSYLVVAGLEQVLHYLTHITFSPKTIQFLRRLPIFHNVGQEFFEYLKNFTFRGDVYAMPEGTIVFADEPMLRVTAPIIETQIVETYLLSIINFQTSIATKASRVVSSAQGREVIDFGTRRAHGPQAGVLAARSCFIGGCKGTSNVFAACELGIPAVGTVAHSWVMAFENEQDSFYKFHEIFPDNTTLLIDTYDTLAGARHAAMIGKKLKGVRIDSGDILELSKKVRSILDTEGLQHVKIVASGDLNEDRIDNLLRNGAPIDSFGVGTEMVTSKDAPALGGVYKLVEQEHNGKIIPRMKFSKDKLTYPCKKQVYRIIDKADNFVNDVIGLEGENLQGISLLIPVIKNGKICYDLPTVHEIQRTTSNNLTHLPVPFKRLTDAETYPVTKSKGLEAKRHEAEKILKDINIPLAALFEGPV